The following are encoded in a window of Flavobacterium sp. WC2421 genomic DNA:
- a CDS encoding thioredoxin family protein, translating to MLIDLTEDTLADLVNQNNKVVVQFSASWCGNCRIMKPKFKKLATENEAITFVLVDAENSPESRKLANVSNLPTFATFVDGKLVNETQTNKQEVLIELVNEIV from the coding sequence ATGTTAATCGATTTAACCGAAGATACTTTAGCTGATTTAGTAAACCAAAACAATAAAGTTGTTGTGCAATTTTCGGCTTCATGGTGTGGTAATTGCCGAATCATGAAACCAAAATTTAAAAAATTAGCGACTGAAAATGAAGCAATCACTTTTGTACTAGTAGATGCCGAAAATTCACCAGAATCAAGAAAACTAGCTAACGTGAGTAACTTACCAACTTTTGCAACTTTTGTTGACGGTAAACTGGTAAATGAAACGCAAACAAATAAACAAGAAGTACTAATTGAATTAGTGAATGAAATTGTTTAA
- a CDS encoding peroxiredoxin: protein MSLVGKKFPSIAVDAISEMGDNMKINIFEEATKNNKKVLLFWYPKDFTFVCPTELHAFQAALPEFEKRNTIVIGASCDTNEVHFAWLNTPKNNGGIEGVTYPILADTNRNLSNILGILDIDSTEYSEETDSVMIEGSNVTFRATYLIDETGKIFHESVNDMPLGRNVNEYLRMVDAYTHIQEKGEVCPANWEAGKEAMSADRKSTAEYLSLN, encoded by the coding sequence ATGTCATTAGTAGGAAAAAAATTCCCAAGTATTGCAGTTGATGCTATCTCAGAAATGGGAGACAACATGAAAATCAACATTTTCGAAGAAGCTACAAAAAACAACAAAAAAGTATTATTATTTTGGTACCCAAAAGACTTTACTTTTGTTTGCCCAACAGAACTACACGCTTTTCAAGCGGCTTTGCCTGAATTTGAAAAAAGAAATACAATTGTAATTGGTGCTTCATGTGATACAAACGAAGTACACTTTGCTTGGTTAAATACTCCAAAAAACAACGGTGGAATTGAAGGTGTTACTTACCCAATTCTTGCAGATACTAACAGAAACTTATCTAACATCTTAGGTATCCTTGATATTGATTCAACTGAATATAGTGAAGAAACTGATTCAGTTATGATCGAAGGATCTAATGTTACTTTTAGAGCGACGTACTTAATTGACGAAACTGGGAAAATTTTCCACGAAAGTGTTAACGATATGCCATTAGGTCGTAACGTAAACGAATACTTACGTATGGTTGATGCCTATACTCATATTCAAGAAAAAGGTGAAGTTTGCCCTGCAAACTGGGAAGCTGGTAAAGAAGCAATGAGTGCTGACAGAAAAAGTACTGCTGAATACTTAAGCTTAAACTAA
- the nhaC gene encoding Na+/H+ antiporter NhaC, protein MDTKIIRNKELSITEALIPVLALILLLGYNVSVYGDEALSGSNQFVLLLGAAVAAIVGFFNKVTYQKMMEEVAENIKSTVGAILILLMVGALAGTWLVSGIIPSMIYYGLQILSPAIFLPATLIICSIISIATGSSWTTSATVGIALIGVGGALGFDLGMVAGAVISGAYFGDKLSPMSDTTNLAPAMAGTDLFTHIRYMTLTTIPTYIITLILFIILGLTVDIKGDVNIASLLNDIESTFTVSAWLFLVPAIVIGLIIKKTEPLIALLAGTLLAAVFAIIFQPHILNQIAGVEAMTFKSAYKAVMDAITGKIIIPTENKTLADLFTSGGMQKMLGTIWLILCAMVFGGIMDAIGALARISQTLLKLAHTTFGLFASTVGSCLALNITASDQYLAIVVPGKMFAKAYKNKGLAPENLSRTLEDSGTVTSVLIPWNTCGAYQSGTLGVSTFDYLPYAFFNILSPFMTLIFAAFNIKIRQLATDKKN, encoded by the coding sequence ATGGATACAAAAATCATTAGAAACAAAGAATTATCAATAACAGAAGCCTTAATTCCAGTTCTTGCTCTTATCTTACTTTTGGGTTATAATGTATCGGTTTATGGTGACGAAGCCTTAAGCGGAAGCAATCAATTTGTTTTATTATTAGGTGCTGCCGTTGCTGCTATTGTTGGTTTTTTCAATAAAGTGACCTATCAAAAAATGATGGAGGAAGTTGCCGAGAATATTAAATCTACGGTAGGTGCTATCCTCATATTACTTATGGTTGGTGCATTGGCAGGAACATGGCTCGTGAGTGGTATTATCCCCTCTATGATTTATTATGGTTTACAAATATTAAGTCCTGCTATCTTTTTACCTGCTACTTTAATTATTTGTTCCATTATATCTATTGCCACAGGAAGTTCTTGGACCACCAGTGCCACTGTGGGTATTGCTTTAATAGGCGTGGGTGGTGCCTTAGGTTTTGATTTAGGAATGGTGGCTGGTGCAGTAATTTCAGGAGCTTATTTTGGAGACAAGCTTTCCCCCATGTCAGATACAACTAACCTTGCCCCTGCAATGGCTGGAACCGATTTGTTTACTCACATTCGATACATGACATTAACTACTATTCCAACTTACATTATCACCTTAATTCTATTCATTATTTTAGGACTAACTGTTGATATTAAAGGAGATGTAAATATTGCTAGCCTATTAAATGATATTGAAAGTACTTTTACCGTATCGGCATGGTTATTTTTAGTTCCTGCTATTGTTATTGGACTAATCATTAAAAAAACAGAGCCGTTAATTGCGCTTTTGGCAGGAACATTATTGGCCGCAGTCTTTGCAATTATCTTTCAACCACATATTTTAAATCAAATTGCGGGTGTGGAAGCTATGACATTTAAATCAGCATACAAAGCTGTGATGGATGCCATTACTGGCAAAATAATTATCCCTACGGAGAATAAAACTTTGGCTGATTTATTTACCTCAGGTGGCATGCAAAAAATGTTAGGAACCATCTGGTTGATTCTTTGTGCTATGGTTTTTGGCGGAATCATGGATGCAATTGGCGCTTTGGCCAGAATTAGTCAGACCTTATTGAAATTAGCACATACAACGTTTGGACTTTTTGCCTCCACTGTAGGAAGTTGTTTGGCACTGAACATCACTGCTTCCGATCAATATTTAGCTATTGTAGTTCCTGGAAAAATGTTTGCGAAAGCGTATAAAAATAAAGGTTTAGCACCCGAAAATTTAAGTAGAACACTAGAAGATTCTGGTACTGTTACATCCGTATTAATCCCGTGGAATACTTGCGGTGCCTATCAATCAGGAACATTAGGTGTTTCAACGTTTGATTATTTACCGTATGCTTTCTTTAATATTCTAAGCCCTTTTATGACCTTAATTTTTGCCGCTTTCAATATTAAAATTAGACAATTAGCAACTGATAAAAAAAATTAG
- a CDS encoding glycoside hydrolase family 3 protein, whose translation MTLEQKIGQFFFPAVFINDTEENIQAMEQLITKYNIGGLTFFHSRASAATNYETKKKIVFNDDSYQRLKDLIVRYQKCAPTPLLMSIDAEWGLAMRVEKTPQYPYAITLGALPESESHLVYEVGKQIGLDLKSVGIHYNLAPLADINNNPNNPVIGYRSFGENKEKVAHFALEYLRGMNDVGVLGCLKHFPGHGNTNVDSHLGLPVLKESLDELLENELYPFIKGIENQVDSIMIGHLAMPALNDGKDTSATLSKNIIEELLRKRLGYDGLVISDALNMHSVSKLYDKKGQLEWEAFNAGNDVLCFAENVPEGIQEILKNASPERIEASYNRLMQCKEKVGILNSNSEINTTLDFETAAVLNRKIAQYSITKIKDSNNTEIVLDASKKGKLAKISLYRPIDNVFFKTLSTSIPSSEFAIEIGTEEALLALEKKLSDYDTLLIALFVPKAKPMNNFDIDKAVLEFLEKIFMSKKCILYVFGNPYSMQVIQNISSAIGLVQVYQDFKEFQESAAIQLIENLDCKGTLPVHIEGI comes from the coding sequence ATGACTTTAGAACAAAAAATAGGGCAATTCTTTTTTCCTGCCGTTTTCATCAATGACACCGAAGAAAACATTCAGGCAATGGAACAACTCATTACAAAGTACAACATTGGTGGATTGACTTTTTTTCATAGTAGAGCCAGTGCAGCAACCAACTATGAAACGAAGAAAAAAATTGTTTTTAATGACGATAGTTACCAACGTTTAAAAGACTTAATTGTTCGTTACCAAAAATGCGCTCCTACGCCACTTTTAATGAGTATTGATGCCGAATGGGGACTAGCCATGCGTGTAGAGAAAACTCCACAATATCCTTATGCTATAACTTTAGGAGCTTTACCGGAAAGTGAATCACACTTGGTTTATGAAGTAGGAAAACAAATTGGATTGGATTTAAAATCAGTAGGAATTCATTATAATCTAGCACCTTTAGCGGACATCAATAACAACCCAAATAATCCCGTAATTGGCTACCGTTCTTTTGGTGAAAACAAAGAAAAAGTAGCTCATTTTGCTCTTGAATACCTGCGTGGAATGAATGATGTAGGTGTACTAGGTTGCCTTAAACATTTCCCCGGTCATGGAAATACTAATGTAGATTCGCACTTGGGATTACCCGTTTTAAAGGAAAGTTTAGATGAATTATTGGAAAATGAACTATATCCTTTCATTAAAGGAATTGAAAACCAAGTAGACTCAATCATGATTGGTCATTTGGCGATGCCTGCTTTGAATGATGGAAAAGATACTTCGGCCACTTTATCGAAAAACATAATCGAGGAACTTTTACGAAAGCGTTTAGGATATGATGGCTTAGTGATTTCGGATGCCTTGAACATGCACTCTGTTTCAAAATTGTACGACAAAAAAGGTCAACTGGAATGGGAAGCCTTTAATGCTGGAAATGATGTATTGTGTTTTGCCGAAAATGTTCCCGAAGGAATTCAAGAAATCCTAAAAAATGCTAGTCCAGAACGCATTGAAGCCAGTTATAACCGACTGATGCAATGCAAAGAAAAAGTGGGAATATTAAATTCAAATTCTGAAATTAATACCACTTTAGATTTTGAAACTGCTGCAGTTTTAAATCGAAAAATAGCACAATATAGCATTACAAAAATCAAAGACAGCAACAATACCGAAATTGTTTTGGATGCATCCAAAAAAGGAAAATTAGCTAAAATCAGTCTTTATAGACCTATCGACAATGTCTTTTTTAAGACTTTAAGTACTTCTATTCCTTCATCAGAATTTGCGATAGAAATAGGCACAGAAGAAGCGCTATTAGCATTAGAAAAAAAACTAAGTGATTACGATACTTTACTTATTGCATTATTTGTTCCAAAAGCAAAACCGATGAATAATTTTGATATTGATAAGGCCGTTTTGGAATTTTTAGAAAAAATATTCATGTCCAAAAAATGCATATTATATGTCTTTGGAAACCCGTATTCAATGCAAGTAATTCAAAATATATCTTCAGCGATTGGACTTGTGCAAGTCTACCAAGATTTTAAAGAATTTCAAGAAAGCGCAGCAATACAATTAATAGAGAATCTAGACTGTAAAGGAACTCTACCAGTGCATATTGAAGGAATTTAG
- a CDS encoding MFS transporter, which yields MEVNNRPWYWIPILNFASGLPYAIIISVSVIMYKNLGISNEDIGIYTSLLYLPWVIKPLWSPFIDLYSTKRKWFLAMQLLISIAFLIVGLSIPMNHFFLISLAVFWVAAFASASNDVASDGFYLLALEKDQQSFFLGIRSTFYRLSMLTGNGLIVIIGGYLEQEYGDKQKAWSYTMIIVGLLMTLITIYNYFATPRTEKAIVKNSVEAKKASFSSVFSSFFQKKQIGIVLAFILLFRLGESQLLKMLTPFLIDDINAGGLGLTTQNVGIIYGTFGVLSLTIGGIIGGIVISRDGLGKWMLPMFLAMHLPIIGFILLAHFHPASVYYIYATVIAEQFGYGFGFAAFMMYLIYVADGESKTSHYSIATGFMALGMMLPGMISGYIQEYLGYGNFFIWVFLATIPGLILSRFLIFPKEYGKKSA from the coding sequence ATGGAAGTAAATAATAGACCTTGGTATTGGATACCTATTTTAAACTTTGCCTCGGGACTACCATACGCTATTATTATTTCGGTTTCGGTAATCATGTACAAGAATCTGGGAATCAGTAATGAAGATATTGGAATTTACACCAGTCTTTTATATCTTCCTTGGGTTATAAAACCATTATGGAGCCCCTTTATCGATTTGTATTCTACCAAAAGAAAATGGTTTTTGGCTATGCAATTGCTCATCTCAATTGCCTTTTTAATCGTAGGATTATCCATTCCCATGAATCATTTTTTCTTAATTAGTTTGGCTGTTTTTTGGGTCGCTGCTTTTGCATCAGCATCCAATGATGTGGCTAGTGATGGTTTTTATTTATTGGCTCTGGAGAAAGACCAACAATCTTTTTTTCTAGGAATACGCAGTACTTTTTATCGCCTTTCTATGCTTACTGGAAATGGCTTAATTGTAATTATTGGTGGCTATCTAGAACAAGAATATGGAGACAAACAAAAAGCGTGGTCCTATACGATGATTATCGTTGGATTACTAATGACTTTAATTACTATCTACAATTATTTTGCTACACCAAGAACCGAAAAAGCGATTGTAAAAAATTCAGTAGAAGCTAAAAAAGCAAGTTTTTCTAGCGTATTTTCTAGCTTTTTTCAAAAGAAACAAATCGGTATTGTATTAGCTTTTATCTTATTATTTAGATTAGGCGAATCCCAATTATTAAAAATGTTAACTCCTTTCTTAATTGATGATATCAATGCAGGCGGACTCGGTTTAACTACCCAAAATGTAGGGATTATTTACGGGACTTTTGGTGTGCTATCATTAACGATTGGCGGAATTATTGGCGGAATTGTAATTTCGAGAGACGGTCTTGGTAAATGGATGTTACCCATGTTTCTAGCCATGCACTTACCAATCATTGGTTTTATACTCCTTGCACATTTTCATCCTGCATCAGTGTATTATATTTATGCCACCGTTATTGCAGAACAGTTTGGTTACGGTTTTGGATTTGCTGCTTTTATGATGTACTTAATCTATGTTGCCGATGGCGAATCAAAAACCTCCCACTACTCTATTGCAACTGGGTTCATGGCGTTAGGAATGATGTTACCTGGAATGATTAGTGGATACATACAAGAATATTTAGGATATGGAAACTTCTTTATTTGGGTTTTCTTAGCTACAATTCCAGGATTAATTTTATCTCGTTTCTTGATATTCCCAAAAGAATACGGAAAGAAATCAGCATAA
- a CDS encoding glycoside hydrolase family 10 protein: MNLKKSFFLLLSSFLLAFSIGNAQETTLNPKNEFRAVWIATVANIDWPKTSTDPIEKQKADFLEILDTYKKLNYNAVIVQIRSVGDAFYPTKLAPWSKYLTGKEGKAPANNFDPLEWMITETHNRGFEFHAWLNPYRATMDLNTANLSPTHDFYKHPEWMIKYGGKYYYNPALPEVQTHLVAVVDEVVKNYDIDAIHFDDYFYPYKIAGENFNDTASYKKYGNGLSLEDWRRLNVNNFVKYTSYAIKTRKPWVQFGISPFGVWRNKSVDPKGSDTQSGQTNYDDLFADPMAWMENSWVDYILPQLYWSMDHKTASYTKLLKWWSENSKNTAVYIGNGSYKINTDSDRRWFNPTEIPNQIDVTRSYKNINGNAFFSAKSFVNRNKAVTDLLLENQYKYPALPYVVPNSKKIVIDIPTVCNATSNSSCSTYTLNYPLNSKIRYVMVYEAKNGAKLDLNDPSQIIDKIAFKEKKDTISIVIPKTTEDKNTTYAVSFIDFFGNESKATQVSTKTDKKSNQSAMNNGSK; the protein is encoded by the coding sequence ATGAACCTTAAAAAATCTTTCTTTCTTCTTCTATCTAGCTTTCTCTTAGCATTTTCAATAGGAAATGCGCAAGAAACAACTCTCAACCCAAAAAATGAGTTCAGAGCAGTTTGGATTGCTACCGTAGCAAATATTGACTGGCCCAAAACGAGTACAGATCCAATTGAAAAGCAAAAAGCCGATTTTCTTGAAATTTTAGATACCTATAAAAAACTAAATTACAATGCTGTAATTGTCCAAATTAGAAGTGTTGGTGATGCTTTCTATCCTACAAAACTAGCTCCTTGGTCAAAATACTTAACTGGAAAAGAAGGAAAAGCACCTGCTAATAATTTTGATCCTTTGGAATGGATGATAACCGAAACGCACAATAGAGGATTTGAATTTCATGCATGGCTTAACCCATACCGTGCAACAATGGATTTGAATACAGCAAATTTGAGTCCAACACATGACTTTTACAAACATCCGGAATGGATGATTAAATACGGCGGAAAATACTATTATAATCCGGCGCTACCCGAAGTACAAACCCATTTAGTAGCAGTTGTCGATGAAGTAGTAAAAAACTACGATATTGATGCAATACATTTTGATGATTATTTTTATCCCTACAAAATAGCAGGAGAAAATTTCAATGACACAGCCTCATATAAAAAATACGGAAATGGATTAAGCTTAGAAGATTGGCGACGATTGAATGTCAACAATTTTGTAAAATATACGTCTTATGCTATAAAAACGAGAAAACCATGGGTACAATTTGGTATCAGTCCATTTGGAGTTTGGCGTAATAAATCAGTAGATCCAAAAGGATCTGACACACAATCGGGACAAACCAACTATGATGATTTATTTGCTGATCCAATGGCTTGGATGGAAAACAGCTGGGTTGATTATATCTTGCCTCAATTATATTGGAGTATGGATCATAAAACCGCTTCGTATACCAAACTATTAAAATGGTGGTCTGAGAACTCAAAAAATACCGCAGTCTACATCGGAAATGGTAGTTATAAAATCAATACCGATTCAGACCGAAGATGGTTTAATCCAACAGAAATTCCAAACCAGATTGATGTAACTAGATCGTATAAAAACATCAATGGAAACGCTTTTTTTAGTGCGAAATCATTTGTGAACAGAAATAAAGCTGTTACCGATTTATTATTGGAAAATCAATACAAATATCCAGCGCTTCCGTATGTAGTCCCTAATTCTAAAAAAATAGTAATTGACATCCCCACTGTATGTAATGCAACTAGTAATAGTAGTTGTTCTACCTATACACTCAATTATCCATTGAATAGCAAGATTCGTTACGTTATGGTTTATGAAGCTAAAAATGGTGCCAAATTAGATCTTAATGACCCTAGTCAAATTATTGATAAAATTGCTTTCAAAGAAAAAAAAGATACTATTTCTATAGTTATTCCAAAGACTACTGAGGATAAAAATACTACTTATGCTGTATCCTTTATTGATTTTTTTGGTAATGAAAGTAAGGCTACACAAGTAAGCACCAAAACGGATAAAAAATCAAACCAAAGCGCAATGAATAATGGAAGTAAATAA
- a CDS encoding FAD-binding and (Fe-S)-binding domain-containing protein, whose translation MSILQQFESLSQSLDGTLLYDTLHKILYATDASAYRIMPEAVALPKTTEDIVKLMHFAWEHKISLTPRTAGTSLAGQTVGSGIVVDVSKHFTKIVSFDVAKKTITVQPGVIRDELNLYLKPHGLFFGPNTSTSSRCMIGGMVGNNSSGTTSIRYGVTRDKIVEIKAVLSDGSQVVFGELSSEAFIEKTKGDSLENAIYRNLYEELSVEATQEEIKKEFPKPEIHRRNTGYAVDILLKSDLFGGNEPTINVGKLLCGSEGTLAFTTEVTLKVDDLPPTNNVMVVAHFHTIQESLEAVVTAMKHHLYTCEMMDDTILNCTKTNREQAKNRFFIQGDPKAVIMMEVGSYISMEDAEAQANALIVDLELHNFGYALPKIYGSDIDKINELRKAGLGLLGSIVGDNKAADSIEDTAVELSDLPNYIADFSAMMARHGQEAIYYAHAGAGEIHLRPVLNLKTKEGVYQFRNIATEVAVLVKKYRGSLSGEHGDGIVRGEFLPFMIGDKNYELLKRIKLAFDPYSVLNMGKIVNALKMDENLRFEPGRDEPEIQTIQDFSDSMGILRLAEKCNGSGDCRKPASAGGTLCPSYRATKNEKDTTRARANALREYLTQSEKDNKFNHKELYEVFELCVSCKACASECPSNVDVASLKAEFLYQYQKANGFTLRNKIFANNAKLNKLGSVFPTLTNFMVNQPLVKKGMGVAPKREVPLLAPKSFRKWLESNKSKNNNNSFVNGKVFLFCDEFTNYYDVQVGIDAFELLTQLGYEVLVVDHEESARAYISKGFLEEAKVIANKNVSIFSSIVSAEIPLIGIEPSAILTFRDEYLRLADDKAAAEKLSKNCLTVEEFFKREIDVNKIHSDQFSNEGKQIKIHGHCHQKSLSTIEATFAMLNIPKNNKVTIYNSGCCGMAGSFGYEKEHYDISMQMGEDTLFPKIRATASSIAIAAAGTSCRHQIFDGTNRKAQHPVTILRSCLR comes from the coding sequence ATGTCAATTTTGCAACAGTTCGAATCATTATCCCAATCGCTGGACGGTACCCTTTTATACGACACACTTCATAAAATTTTATACGCAACAGATGCATCGGCCTACCGAATCATGCCGGAAGCTGTGGCTTTGCCAAAAACAACCGAGGATATTGTAAAATTGATGCATTTTGCTTGGGAACATAAAATTTCGTTGACACCTAGAACAGCTGGAACTTCACTGGCTGGGCAAACGGTAGGTAGTGGAATTGTAGTTGATGTTTCCAAACATTTTACCAAAATTGTATCTTTTGATGTAGCAAAAAAAACAATAACAGTTCAGCCAGGAGTTATAAGGGATGAGCTGAATTTATATTTAAAACCGCACGGATTGTTTTTTGGTCCGAATACGTCCACTTCTAGTCGATGTATGATTGGTGGAATGGTGGGGAATAACTCATCAGGAACCACATCGATTCGATACGGAGTGACCCGCGATAAAATTGTAGAAATTAAAGCAGTTTTGAGTGATGGATCTCAAGTAGTTTTTGGAGAATTGAGTTCGGAGGCTTTTATCGAAAAAACCAAAGGTGATTCTTTGGAGAATGCTATTTATCGAAATTTATACGAAGAATTATCAGTCGAAGCGACCCAAGAAGAAATAAAAAAGGAATTTCCTAAACCAGAAATTCACCGTAGAAATACTGGTTATGCTGTAGATATATTATTGAAATCAGATTTATTTGGAGGAAATGAACCTACAATTAATGTGGGTAAATTACTTTGTGGTAGCGAAGGAACACTGGCTTTTACAACTGAGGTTACATTGAAAGTGGATGATTTGCCACCAACGAATAATGTGATGGTGGTGGCTCATTTTCATACGATTCAAGAAAGTTTAGAAGCTGTTGTGACAGCGATGAAACATCATTTATACACTTGTGAAATGATGGATGATACGATATTAAATTGTACAAAAACGAACAGAGAGCAAGCTAAGAACCGATTTTTTATTCAAGGAGATCCTAAGGCGGTGATTATGATGGAAGTGGGTTCGTATATAAGCATGGAAGATGCCGAGGCACAAGCCAATGCTTTGATAGTAGATTTAGAGTTGCATAATTTTGGGTATGCTTTGCCTAAAATTTATGGTAGTGATATTGATAAAATAAACGAATTGCGTAAAGCTGGTTTAGGACTTTTAGGCAGTATTGTAGGCGACAATAAAGCAGCTGATTCTATTGAAGATACTGCAGTAGAATTGAGTGATTTACCTAATTACATTGCTGATTTTTCGGCAATGATGGCACGCCACGGTCAAGAAGCGATTTACTATGCGCATGCAGGAGCAGGAGAAATTCACTTGCGTCCCGTTTTAAATTTAAAAACAAAGGAAGGCGTTTATCAATTTAGAAATATTGCTACCGAAGTAGCCGTTTTAGTAAAAAAATATAGAGGTTCCTTGAGTGGTGAACATGGAGACGGCATAGTGCGAGGAGAATTTCTTCCATTTATGATTGGTGATAAAAACTATGAATTACTAAAGCGCATTAAATTGGCATTCGACCCGTATTCGGTTTTAAATATGGGGAAAATTGTCAATGCTTTAAAAATGGATGAAAACCTTCGTTTTGAACCAGGAAGGGATGAGCCAGAAATTCAAACAATTCAAGATTTCTCCGACAGTATGGGAATTTTGAGACTGGCAGAAAAATGCAACGGTTCTGGAGACTGTAGAAAACCAGCCTCGGCAGGAGGGACTTTATGTCCGAGTTATCGGGCTACCAAAAATGAAAAAGACACCACGCGTGCTAGAGCCAATGCTTTACGGGAATATTTAACGCAATCAGAAAAAGATAATAAATTCAATCATAAGGAATTATATGAAGTTTTTGAACTGTGTGTAAGTTGTAAAGCTTGTGCTAGTGAATGCCCGTCTAATGTGGATGTAGCTTCGCTAAAAGCAGAGTTTTTATACCAATATCAAAAAGCAAATGGTTTTACTCTTCGAAATAAAATTTTTGCCAATAATGCCAAACTAAATAAGCTAGGAAGTGTATTTCCAACGTTGACTAATTTCATGGTCAATCAGCCTTTAGTGAAAAAAGGGATGGGAGTAGCTCCAAAAAGAGAAGTGCCTTTATTAGCTCCAAAATCGTTTAGAAAATGGTTAGAGAGCAATAAATCAAAAAATAATAATAATTCATTCGTAAACGGGAAAGTATTTTTGTTTTGCGATGAGTTCACGAATTATTATGATGTGCAAGTAGGTATAGATGCTTTTGAGTTATTGACACAATTGGGTTACGAAGTGCTTGTTGTTGACCACGAAGAAAGTGCTAGAGCGTATATTTCTAAAGGTTTTTTAGAAGAAGCGAAAGTGATCGCGAATAAAAACGTTTCGATTTTTAGTTCAATTGTTTCGGCTGAAATTCCATTGATTGGAATTGAACCTTCGGCAATATTGACTTTTAGAGATGAGTACTTACGACTAGCTGATGATAAAGCTGCAGCCGAAAAGTTGTCTAAAAACTGCTTGACCGTTGAAGAATTTTTTAAAAGAGAAATTGATGTTAATAAAATTCATTCAGATCAGTTTTCGAATGAAGGAAAGCAAATTAAAATTCACGGTCATTGCCATCAAAAGTCTTTAAGTACTATTGAAGCTACATTTGCGATGTTGAATATACCTAAAAACAATAAAGTGACCATTTACAACTCGGGTTGTTGCGGTATGGCGGGTTCTTTTGGGTATGAGAAAGAGCATTATGATATTAGTATGCAAATGGGGGAAGACACTTTATTTCCTAAAATTAGAGCTACAGCATCTAGTATAGCGATCGCAGCAGCAGGGACAAGTTGCCGTCATCAAATTTTTGATGGAACTAATAGAAAAGCACAGCATCCTGTTACTATATTGAGAAGTTGTTTGAGATAA